ACATGAAGCGCGAGCTCGACAATTTCGGCCGCTTCCTCAGCCTGGTCGTCGAGCACAAGCACAAGATCGGCTTTACCGGCACGATCCTGATCGAACCCAAGCCGCACGAGCCGACCAAGCACCAGTACGACTTCGACACCGCGACCGTGTACGGTTTCCTCAAGCGCTACGGCCTCGAGAACGACGTGCGCGTCAACATCGAGGCGAACCACGCGACGTTGTCGGGCCACACCTTCGAACACGAGATCGCCACTGCGAATGCACTGGGCATCTTCGGTTCGATCGACGCCAACCGCGGCGACCCGCAAAATGGGTGGGACACCGACCAGTTCCCCAACTCGGTCGAGGAACTGACGCTCGCGATGATCGAGATCCTGCGCGGGGGCGGCTTCACCACCGGCGGGTTCAACTTCGACGCCAAGGTGCGGCGCCAGAGCGTCGACGCAGCCGACCTGTTCTACGGCCATGTCGGCGGCATCGACGTCGTCGCCAAGGGGCTGCTCGCCGCCGCCGCGATCATCGAGGACGGCCGCGTCGATGCGATCAAGGCCAAGCGCTATGCCGGCTGGGACGGCGATTTCGGCGGTACGATCGGCGGGCTCGACTTGGCCGGCATCGCCGACCTGGCGGTCGAGCGCGGCATCGATCCGCAGCCGGTCTCGGGCCAGCAGGAGCGGATCGAGAATCTCATCAACCGCTTCCTCTGACCGACCGCGGGTGTCGCGACCCCCAACCGGGTCGCGACGCCTGCCGATCTTTGTCGTTCCACGAACATCGCGCGACTGTTACGCCTGATGTCGGGAGCCCATCATGACAAAGCCGACCGCCGACCCGACTGACGCCCTGAGCGATGCCCCAAGCGACGGGGCGCCGGCACCTCGGGTACCGCGCGGGACCGGTCGGCGGCTCCACGGCGCGATCGCCAACAAGCTGGGCACAGCGATCCTGTCGGGCGAATACAAGCCCGGCGACATCCTGTCCGGCGAAGTCGCCTTCTCCGAAGCGCTCGACGTCTCGCGCAGCGCCTACCGCGAGGCGGTACAGGTCCTGACCGCCAAGGGCCTGGTCGAAAGCCGTCCCAAGACCGGCACCCGCGTGCTGCCGCGCAATCGCTGGAACCTGCTCGACCCCGACGTGCTCGCCTGGGCGTTCGGCGGCGAACCCGACATCGCGCTCGTCCGCGGGCTGTTCGAACTGCGCGCGATCGTCGAACCCGCCGCAGCCGCGCTCGCCGCAGAACGCCGCGACCGCGCCGACCTGACGACCATGAAGGAGGCGCTCGCGGCGATGCGCCGCCATACGCTCGCGACCGAAGCGGGACGCGCTGCCGACCGCGAGTTCCACGACGCCGTCCTGAGCGCGACGCGCAACGATGCGCTGGTGGTGCTCAGCGCGAGCATCGGCGCCGCGGTGAACTGGACGACGCAGTTCAAGCAGCGCGCCAAGGTCCTCCCGCGCAACCCCATCCCCGACCATGTCCGCGTCTACGACGCCATCGCGGCCGGCGATCCGCTCGCCGCGAACACCGCGATGCGCGCACTGGTCGATCTGGCGTTCGACGACACGCAGCTTGCGATGGCGCGCTAAGCCCACCATCGCCGCTCGACGGCAACCCATTGCGCGGTGGTAGCGCTAACTATAGTTCTCCTCAAACAACGATAAAACAGGGGAGAGCGATAATGATTCGCACGATGGGGATGACGCAGGTCCGCCGGCGTTTCGGCCGCGCTCTGCTGCGGCTTGTGGGATGCGCGCTGACCCTCGGGACCGTGACGCCGGCGACCGCACAGACCGACAAGATGACCGCGATAGCGATCCCGGCTCAGTCCGCCGCGATCGTGCTTGGTACCGGTCCGCTGCCGAACGCCGCTGCCCCCGAGAGCTGGCACAGCCAATATGGCAGCGTCTTTGCCCGCAACGTCGTGGTCGCGACGCTCACGCCCTTCCTCCCCGATCCGGCCAGGGCGAACGGCACCGCGGTGGTCGTGGCGCCGGGCGGCGGGTTCCAGACGCTGTCGATGGAGAATGAAGGCTGGGACGTCGCGCGCGCGCTCGCCGCCAGGGGCGTCGCCGCGTTCGTGCTGAAATACCGCCTCAACCAAACGCCTGCGGACCTCGCGACGTTCGCCCGCCCGCGCGCCGGCCCGCCGATGCCGCGCCCGACACCCGAAGCGATGATGGCGAACCTCGCGCCCCAGATCGCCGACGCGCGCGCGGCGTTCGCGCTGATCCGCACGCGTGCCGGCGAATGGCATGTCGACCCTGCCCGCATCGGCATGGTCGGCTTCTCCGCCGGTGCGATGCTGACGATGGCGACGACCGTGAACGGGCAGGACGCCAGGCCCGCCTTCATCGGCAACATCTACGGCCCGCTGTCGGCGATGACCGTTCCCGCCGACGCGCCGCCGATGTTCGTCGCGCTGGCCGCCGACGATCCGCTGTTCGGCAATGCCGGCTACGGCCTGATCGACAGCTGGCGCGCCGCGAAGCGCCCGGTCGAGTTCCACCTGTTCGAACAGGGCGGCCACGGCTTCGGCATGTACCCCAAGGCGACGACCAGCACCGGCTGGTTCGAGGCGTTCGCGCGCTGGATGGACATGCACGGCTGGCTCAGGCGCCCGCGCTGACCGCGGCGCCCGTATCAGGCGGGCATCGCCTCCGGCGGGTCGGTCCGCGGCCGGGACAGGACCGACCCGATCGTCGCCGCAACGACGCAGCCCATCCCGATCCATTGCAGCCCGCCCAGCCGCTCGCCGAGGATCGCGAACGCCGCCGCCGCGCCGATCGCCGGCTCCAGGCTGACGACGATCCCGAACACCTGGTTCGGCATCCGCTTCATCGCGAACATCTCGAGCGAATAGGGCAATGCGCTGCAGAAGATCGCCACGACGAACCCCGCCAGCAGCACGTGCGCGTCGAGCAGGGCAGCCCCCGCCTGCGCGATCCCCGCCGGCACCGCGATCAGCGACGCCGTACACAGTCCCAGGCAGACGATCTGCCTCTCGGGCACGCGCGCCGTCGCACGCTTGCCGACTATGATGTACAGCGCCCAGAACAGCGCCGCGGTCAGCGCGAAGCCGACCCCCACCGGATCGACCGGATGCCCCGACGCCCCCGGCAGCACCAGCGCGACGATCCCCGCGGCGGCGAGCGCCACCCAGACCAGGTCGAACCGCGATCGCGAATAGGCGACCGCGACGCCCAGCGGCCCGAGAAACTCGATCGCGATCGCGACACCCAACGGCAGCCGCGCCAGCGCGGCGTAGAAGCTGAGGTTCATGCAGGCGAGCACGACGCCGTACCCGATCACGACGCGTGCCTGCCCCGCGTCGAGCCGCCACCGCCAGGGCCGCTGCACCGCGATCAGCAGCAGCGCCGACAACCCGATCCGCAGCGCGGTCATCCCCGCCGGTCCCGCGACCCCGAACAGCGTCTTGGCGAACGACGTACCCACGCACAGCGAGATCATCGACAGCACCAACGCCGCAAACGGCCCGACCACGCTCGCAGTGCCGCTACGGTCCGGCACGCCGCTCACTTCAACCTCAGCGGCAACCCGGCCGCGACCAGGTCGACCCGGTCGACGACCGCCGCCACTCGCTGGTTAAGGATCCCCGCGACATCGCGAAACCGCCGCGCCAGTGCATTGTCGGGGACGATCCCGTAGCCGACCTCATTCGACACGAAGACGATCCGCGCGGACGCCGCGTCGATCGCCGCCACCAGCGCATCGGTCGCCGCGTCGATGTCGTGATCGCCGAGCAGCAGGTTCGACACCCACAAGGTCAGGCAGTCGACCAGCATCACCCGGTCCGCACCATCCGCCGTCCGGATCGCCTCCGCGAGCGCCAGCGGCGCCTCGACCGTCTGCCAGCGCGAATCGCGGTCGTCCCGGTGCCGCGCGATCCGGTCGCGCATCTCGCCATCGAACGCCTGCGCGGTCGCGATGAAGACGTGCATGCCTACGAAGGCCTCGGCAAGCCGCTGCGCATGCCGGCTCTTCCCCGATCGCGCGCCGCCCAGCACCAGCCAGGTGCGAGAACCGACCTCGTCCATTGTGTCTTTACCCTTGTCCCGCCGCCGTCGATTGGCGATGGCGGCGAATGATCGACAAGTCGAGGTCCCCCGGATGCTGACCACCCATGGCGGGCGGATCGACCTGGCCGCGGCGTCCTACCGGCACGCGCCGCAGCCCTGGATCGATCTGTCGACCGGGATCAATCCGAACGGCTGGGACGCGAGCGGCGTCGCGATCGACTGGAGCCCCCTGCCCGCCGTCACCGCACTCGCCGCACTGGAGGCCGCCGCACGCACCGCGTTCGGGATGTCGCACGGCGCGGTCGCGGCGCTGCCGGGCACCGAGATCGGCCTCCGCCTGCTCCGCGACCTCGGCCTCCCCCAGCCGGCGCACCACGTCGTGCCGACCTATTCGACGCACGCCGCCGCACTCCCAGACAGCCAGCCGATCGCGGTCGAGGCCATCGGCACCGCCGGCACGCTGCTGATCGCCAACCCGAACAACCCCGATGGGCGAATCCTGCCGCCCGACCAACTGCTCGCGATCGCCCGCGACCGGCGCGACGGCTGGCTGATCGTCGACGAAGCCTTCGCCGATATCGACCCGGCGATCTCGGTCCTGCCACATCTGCGCGAGGACGACCGCGTGCTGGCCTTCCGCTCCTTCGGCAAGTTCTTCGGCCTCGCTGGGCTCCGGCTCGGGTTCGTCTGCGGCCCCGACGCGATGGTCGCGCGGGTTCGCGACCGGCTAGGCAGCTGGCCCGTCTCGGCCGCCGCGATCGCGATCGGGACGGCCGCGTACGGCGACACGGACTGGATCGCCGCGACGCGCAGGACTCTCGCGGCATCGGCGAACCGGCTCGACGCGCTGCTCCGCACCAACGGCCTCGCCCCCCAAGGCGATTGCCCGCTGTTCCGCCTCGTCGATCACGACACAGCGCCCGCGCTGTTCGACCGCCTCGCCGCCGCGGGCATCCTGACGCGGCCGTTCGACCATGATCCGCGCTGGCTCCGCATCGGTCTCCCCGGTGACGAGCCCGCCTGGACACGCCTGGCCGAGGCGCTGCGTCATGGCTGACCCCGTCGCGCTGCTCGCGCTCGCGATCGACGCGACGATCGGCTGGCCGCCCAAACTCTACGCGCGCATCGGCCATCCCGTCGGCGCCTTTGCGCGGATCATCGGCTGGTGCGAGCGTGGCAATAGCGGGTCCGACGTCCGCCGCCGCATCCTCGGCACGCTGACGCTGCTGACCGTCGCCGGCTTCGCCTTCGGCATCGCCTGGCTAGCCCAAGCCGCTCTGGCCACCTGGCTCGGGTCCTGGGCCTGGATCGGCATCGGCATCCTCGCCGCCCCCGGCCTCGCGCAGCGCAGCCTCGACGCGCATGTCCGCCCCGTCGCAGACGCGCTGCTCGTCGGCGACATCGCCGGCGCGCGCCGCGCGGTCGGCATGATCGTCGGCCGCGACACCGCCACGCTCAACGAAGCCGGCATCGCCCGCGCCGGGATCGAAAGCCTCGCCGAGAGCTTCTGCGACGGCATTGCCGCGCCCCTGTTCTGGCTGCTCGTCCTCGGCCTCCCCGGTCTCTGGGCGTACAAGGCGATCAACACCGCCGACAGCCTGATCGGCCACCGAGAGCCACGCTGGCGCGCGTTCGGCTGGGCGTCCGCGCGCACCGACGACGTCGCCAACTGGATCCCCGCCCGCCTCGCCGGCGCGATCGTCTGCCTCGCCGGCGCCGGCGGCTTCCGCATCATGTGGCGCGACGCCCGGAAACACGCCTCGCCAAACGCCGGCTGGACCGAAGCCGCGATGGCCGGCGCGCTCGATCTGAAGCTCGCCGGCCCTATCGCCTATGACGGCATGGCGCACATAAAGCCGTGGCTGGGCGACGGCCGCGCCGGCGCCAACGGCCATGACGTGATGCGCGCGCTCGCGGTGTTTCGCAGGGCCTGCCTGATCCTGTGGATCATCGCCGGAGGAATCGCATGGGTGCTGTGATGTTGCAGGGCACCGGCTCGGACGTCGGCAAGTCGGTGCTGGTCGCCGGGCTCTGCCGAGTCTTCGCCAATCGCGGCCTGCGCGTTCGGCCCTTCAAGTCGCAGAACATGTCGAACAACGCCGCCGTCACCGCCGATGGCGGCGAGATCGGCCGCGCGCAGGCGACGCAGGCCTTCGCCGCGCGCGTCGAGCCCAGCGTCGACATGAACCCCGTCCTCCTGAAGCCACAGGGCGACCGCAGCTCGCAACTGATCGTGCGCGGACAGGTCCGCGGCATCCTGCCGTCGTCACGCTGGCGCGAAGGCCGCGAAGGGCTGCTGGTCGACATCCTCGCCAGCTATCGTCGGCTGCGCGCCGAATCCGACATCGTCGTCGTCGAAGGCGCCGGCAGCCCCGCCGAGATCAACCTGCGCCAGGGCGACATCGCCAACATGGGCTTCGCGCGCGCCGCCGGCGTCCCCGTCATCCTGGTCGGCGACATCGACCGCGGCGGCGTGATCGCCTCGCTGGTCGGCACGCGCGCGGTGATCGACCCCGCCGACGCCGCGATGATCCACGGCTTCCTCGTCAACAAGTTCCGCGGCGACCCCGCGCTGTTCGACGACGGCTATCGCGCGATCGAGGACCGCTCGGGCTGGCGCGGCTACGGCGTCGTCCCCTGGCTCGCCGACGCCGCGCGACTGCCGAGCGAGGATGCGGTGATCCTCGAACGCCGCGCCGCCGCGACCGAGGGCCGCGTGACGATCGCCTGCCCGATCACCCCGCGCATCTCCAATTTCGACGATCTCGATCCGCTGAAGCTCGAACCCGGTATCGACCTCGTCATGGTCCCCCCCGGCACCCCGATCCCCGACGCCGCGCTGATCATCCTCGCCGGCTCGAAGGCGACGATTCCCGACATGGCCTTCCTCCGCGCGCAAGGCTGGGACATCGATATCCACGCGCACCACCGCCGCGGACGCCCGGTGCTCGGCCTGTGCGGCGGCTATCAGATGCTCGGCCGCACCATCGCGGACCCGGAAGGCATCGAAGGACCCGCCGGCACGATCGATGGCCTCGGCTTGCTCGACGTCGATACCGTCCTGACCGCGGACAAGGCGCTCGTCCACGTCACCGGTACCGCGCTCGGCGCGCGGTTCGACGGCTACGAGATGCACATGGGCCGGACCACCGGCCTCGCCACGACGCGCCCGGTCGGCCGCTTCGACGACGGCCGCGAAGATGGCGCGACGAGTGCCGACGGGCTGATTGCCGGGAGCTACGTCCACGGCCTGCTCGCCGACGCCGGCCAGCGCCGCGCCTGGCTCGCCCGGATCGGCGTAGCGGGCACAGGCCCCGACCACCGCGCCTCGATCGACGCCGCGCTCGACGCGATCGCAGAGACGCTCGAACGCCATGTCGACATCGACGCGCTGCTCGCGCTGTCAGAAACCGCCGACGACTAGCGCGAGCAGCAACCCGGTCTCGACGAGTTCGATCCCCGCGCCGTGGCAGTCCCCCGACACCCCGCCGATCCGCGCCTTTAACCACCACCACCATCCGGCGACCAGCACCAGCGCGACGGCCAGCGGCGGAACGACCGCGGCGGCGACTGCCAGCACCAGCGCCCAACCGACAACGTCGCGCAGGCGAACCGCGCCCGCCACCGCAGACCCTAGCCCCTCGCGCAGCGGCGGCACCCACCGCGCCCAGACCAGCGGCCCGATCCGGGCTGCGAATGGCACCAGGATCACCGGCCACCAATTCGCCACGCCGTGCAACAGCACCAGTTTTGCCAGCAGCTGCACCACGATCGCGACGACCCCGAAGCTCCCGACATGCGGATCCGCCATCACCGCCAGCAACCGGGTCCGGTCGCCATGCGCCGCGCCGCAGCCATCGGCGAGGTCGGACAATCCGTCGAGATGCAACGCCCCCGTCACCGCCACCCAGGCGGCCAGCGCCGCCAGCGCCCCGACCCAGGGATCGGCCAGCGTCCCCGCCCAACCCGCGAGCGCGACAAGTCCCCCGATCGTCAGCCCGACCATCGGATACCACCGGATCGCCGCCGCGAAGTCTGTCATGTCGGCGGCAACGCGCGGGATCGGCAACCGGGTCAGGAACCCGAACGCGACGACCAGCCGCTTCACCACAGTCCCGCAATCTGCGCGGTCGGCGTCGGGCCCGGCCAGACCTTCAGCGCCAGAACCGATGCATAGGGCAGGTCGAACGCCCATAATTCCCGCTGCCCAAACCCGCACAGCCCCGCCAGCGCCGCGCGCATCGCACCGCCATGCGTGACGACCAGCGTCGGCACCGTCACCGCCGCCACCGCCGCCGCCACCCGCGCGGTCAGCGAAGACCAGCGTTCGCCCCCGGGCGGCGGGTTCGCATCGGGATCGTCCCAGAACCGCCCGAGCGGCGCGGCATCAATTTCCGCCGCCGCGAGCCCGTCCCACTCGCCGAAATCGAGCTCACGCCACCGCGGATCGATCGTCGCTGCCCCGCCTAACGCCGCCGCACAGGCCGACGCGCGCACCAGATCCGACGACACCACCGCCGACACCTCCAGCCCTTCGGCCTGCGCCACGCACGCCGCAATGCCCGCTTCGGTCGCCGGGCTGTCGGTCCGCCCGAGCAGCCGCCCGGTCAGCACCGGCGCGCCGTGCCGCATCAGATACAGCGCGACCGGATCGCTCACGCCGCCGACACCCCGGCTTCGGCAAAGGTCGCCATCTCGGCATGCACCGCGACCGCCGCGCGGATCACGCCGACCGCCAGCGCCGCGCCGCTCCCCTCGCCGAGCCGCATGTCGAGCGCCAGCAGCGGCTCCAGCGCGATCCGATCGAGCAGCCGCTTATGCCCCGGCTCGACCGACCGATGCCCGGCGATGCAATGCGCGACGATATCGGGCGCCGAAGCCGCCAGCGGCGCGACCGCCGAACAGCAGATGAACCCGTCGAGCACCACCACCACGCCCGCCATCCGCGCCGCCAGCACCGCCCCCGCGATCGCCACGATCTCGCGCCCGCCGACGCGCCGCAGCGTCTCGAACGCCGTCACCGGTGCCCCGTCATGCGTCGCCAGTGCCGCATCAACCGCCGCCACTTTCCGCATCAACCCGTCATCGTCGACCCCCGTCCCGCGCCCGACCCAGTCGCGCCCGTCGCCCCCGAAACTGCGCGCGCACAGCGCCGCCGCAGCGGTCGAATTACCGATCCCCATTTCGCCGAGCACGAGCAGGTCGAGCCCGGAATCGACCACCGCCGCCCCCGCCTTTAACGCCGCAAGGCAGTCCGCCTCCGACATCGCCGGCCCTTCGGTGAAGTCCGCAGTCGCGCGGTCCAGATCGATCGGAATAACGACGAGCTCGAGCCCCGCCGCCCGCGCCACCGCGTTGATCGCCGCGCCGCCCGCCTCGAAATTGCCCACCATCTGCGCGGTCACCGATGCCGGGAACGCGCTGACGCCGCGCGCGACGACGCCGTGATTGCCAGCGAACACCGCCGCGCGCGCCCGGTCGACCCGCGGCACCGCGCGCCCCTGCCACCCGGCGAGGAACCCCGCGATCTCCTCCAGCCGACCCAGCGATCCCTGCGGCTTGGTCAGCTGGTTCTGTCGCGCGACCGCTGCGGCCCTCGCATGCGCGTCCGCACTCGGCAGGCTGGCCAGCGCGGTCTCGAACGCCGCCACCGTCGCGAAGATCGTCATTCGACGACGAAGCCCTGCGGTGGCGTGCGGGTGATGAAATGCCCCTTCACCCCCGCCGGCCATTGCTTGAACGGCACCTGCCCCATCTCGCTCTCCGCATAGAGCCGCGCATACTCCAGGATCGCGCGCGCGGCGTCCTCGCCCGGCGAGAACCGGCCGAGGACATAGCCGACCTTGCCCGCACCGCGCAGGTGCACGGTGCAGAAGTCCTGGCACGCGAACAGGCACGGCATCTCCTGCACCGCGACGCGGGCATAGGCATCGTCGCTCGCCTGCACCGCACGCAACGCCTCGACCATCCGCGCCCCGCCGCGCACGCCCTGCGCATCGTCGCGCGCCTCGGCGGAGAAGCGGCACGTGTTGCATGCGACGACCGCCGGGCCATCGGTGACCGGGAGCAGCGTCATGCGAACACCCGCCGTCGCGGCGCGGGCACGCCGACCGCGGTCAGGACGTGATACAGCGCCAGTAACCCGATCAGGATCGCCCCGTTGCGCACGAACTGCCGCGTCATGATCTCGACCGACAATGCGGTGCCGACCCCGCCGAGCGCGAGCGACGCGAGCAAGATCGCCAGCTTGAACGCCACGAACGCCGCGACATAGGCGAGGACGAGCCGCACCGCCGGACTCCCCGTGGCGGCCGCGCTTGCCGCGATCACGCCGGCGATTGCGGCAACCCCGATCGACGCCCCCCACGCGAACGTCGACGCATCCATCGGATAGCCGAGCACGCAGAACCCGACCGCCTGGCTCGCGACCCACGCCGCGATCATCAGCAGCACGCCGTCGCTGCGCCGCATATGCACCGCTGCCAGCGCCGCAAGCGCGGGGAACGGCGTCGCACATGCGAACACCAACGTCGTCGCGGTGCTCGCGATCGTCAGCAACAGGATCCAGCTGGTTGTTGCGCGTGTCATGCTGCCCCCCATCAGAACCGCCCCCGCAGGCCGGCATAGATACTGCGGCCCAGCGTGCCGTAGCGGTACGCGGTCTGGTAATGCTCGTCGAAGAGGTTCTCGGTCCGCGCGAACAGCCGGACCTCGGGCGACAGCGGCAGCTCGGCGCGAAGGTCGACCAGCGTATAGTCGTCGAGCCGCGTCGTGTTCGCCGCATTGTCGTACGTCATCCCCGACCAGCGCACCGCCGCGCCCAGCGATGCCCCGCCCGGCAGCGTATAGGTCGCCGACGCATTGGCCGCATGCCGAGGCCTGCGCGGCAGCCAGTTGCCGAAGGTCGCGCCCGTCGAGCGATCCTCCGACACCGTCCAGCTATAGTTGGACTCGAGGCTCACCCGCCCGATCTCCGCGCGACCGACTGCTTCGATCCCGCGTGCGAACGCGCGCGCGATATTCTGGTAGAAACCCGAGCGTGCCGTCGTTGTCCCCGGCTGGAAACAGAGCGGGTTCGCCGCCACCGTCGGCCGCGCCGGGCAGCTCGAAAAGATGATCTGATCGGTCGTGCGTCGCTCGAAATATGTCCCGCCCAGCGCGACCTTGCCGCCCAGGAACCGCTGCTCGGCGCCCGCTTCCCAGCCATGCGCCTGTTCGGGCGCCAGCGCCTGGTTCCCATATTCGGAATAGAGCTGGTACAGGGTCGGCGCCTTGAACCCCTCGCTGTAGTTGCCGCGCAGCACGGTGCCGGTCGGCAGCACCCAGACGCCACCGCCGGAGACCAGCGTCTTCGACCCGTAGCGGCTGTGATCGTCGTTGCGGACGCCACCGGTCAGCGTCAGCCCCTGGACGATCTCGCCGCTCACCTGCCCGTAGACGCCGGTGATCTCGGCCTTCCCCCGCGCCGGCGCCGGGATCGGCACCGCGAGCGAGGCGGACGGCGACACGCTGCGGAAGCGCGACCGCTCGTTCTCGACCCCGAACGTCGCGTCCCAGCCCCTGGCGATCGCGAAACTGCCCTGATATTCGAGCCGCTGGTTGCGCCCCGCGGCGTCGAACGACTTCTGCCGTGCGCGCGCCGGCCCGTAATTGTCGCGGTCGGTGTCGGTATAGCCATAGGCGACGCGGTTGCGCAGTCGTGCGTCGAACAGGTCGATGTTCAATCCCGCATAGCCGACGAACTCGCGGTTGAGCGTGTAGTCGGCGGTGTCCGCGATGGTCGAATCGAGATCGGCGCGCCCGCTCGAATAATAGCCGCGGACATCGGCGCTGATGCCCTGCGCGATGTCGAGCACCGCGCGCCCCGTCACGCTGCGGTTGGTATAGCCGTCCTTCTCGCGTCCGCCGAACGCCGGCGCGATCACCGAGATGCCGTCGGTCGTGAAGCTCTGCCCGCCGATCCGCCACGCCAGCGGCCCGGTCCGCCCGCCGATCCCGGCACGCGCGCTGACCGTCTGCCGCGACCCCGATTCGACATCGAAACTGCCCTCCAGGTCGCGCGTCGGCAGCGGCGTGACGATGTTGACGACGCCGCCGATCGCCTGGCTGCCCCACAGGATCGACTGGGGCCCGCGCAGCACCTCGATCCGGCTAGCATCGCCGACCAGCAGGTTGGCGAAGTTGTAGCCACCACCCGCCGACGACGGGTCGTTGAGCTTCACGCCGTCGATCACCACCACGGTCTGGTCGGTCTCCGCGCCGCGGATCCGCAGGCTCGTGTTGGTGCCGTAGCCGCCGTTGCGCGACAGGCTGACGCCCGGGGTGCGCAACAGCAGGTCGGCGACGGTCAGATCCTGGTTGCGGTCGATCGCAGCCTTGTCGAGCACCGTCACCGATGCGGCAACACGGTCGATACTGGTCGGCGCGCGCGTTGCGGTCACGACGATCGCGTCGGCGCCGCTGTCGGCGGCAGCGTCGGGCTTCGGCGCCTCTTGCGCGAACGCGGAGGTGGATAGGAACAGGCTGGCGAGTATAAATGTCTTCACGGGTACCCCTTCATGACTTCGGGACCCGAGCCACGAAGGAGGAAGCACAACACCTCCTCCTGCGAAGCGCAGGTCGGCGATGTCGTCACGCGGGTTTTCCCCGTCCGTTCGGCGCACCCTGGCCGGACGAAAGACGACCGCGTCAGGCAGGTCTCCTGGCTAGCGGGTCAGTGTCGATTCGTACCGCCTTCTCAGGACCCGAAAGTCCCAATGGCATGTGGCACGGCGACTCGCCGCTTACAGTTGCAGGGGCAGCCGGGGTTTTCCCGTTCCCTTTTCATCCCCGTCGCCGGGGAACCTTACGCCCCCGCGTGCTAGGGCCGCCCCCGATCCGCGTCAATCAGGCGATCAGGTGGAAGAAGGATCCGCTGACGTGGCCGGCGCGGTGGCCCGCCGGCGGCAAGGGATTGCCCTCGCCATCCGCCATCTCGGCGAGGTTCCCCGGCGCACCCCCGGTGACGGTCGCATAGTGGAATTCGTGCCCGCGATGCGTCTGACCGGCTTCGGCAAAGGACGTTGCCTCGCGCCACGTCACATGGCGATAGCCGAGGTTGAGCTTGCGCTGCGTGAAACTCGTCTCGACCGGCAACAGCTCCGCCATCGCGTGGCGTAT
This sequence is a window from Sphingomonas ginsenosidivorax. Protein-coding genes within it:
- a CDS encoding cobyric acid synthase codes for the protein MGAVMLQGTGSDVGKSVLVAGLCRVFANRGLRVRPFKSQNMSNNAAVTADGGEIGRAQATQAFAARVEPSVDMNPVLLKPQGDRSSQLIVRGQVRGILPSSRWREGREGLLVDILASYRRLRAESDIVVVEGAGSPAEINLRQGDIANMGFARAAGVPVILVGDIDRGGVIASLVGTRAVIDPADAAMIHGFLVNKFRGDPALFDDGYRAIEDRSGWRGYGVVPWLADAARLPSEDAVILERRAAATEGRVTIACPITPRISNFDDLDPLKLEPGIDLVMVPPGTPIPDAALIILAGSKATIPDMAFLRAQGWDIDIHAHHRRGRPVLGLCGGYQMLGRTIADPEGIEGPAGTIDGLGLLDVDTVLTADKALVHVTGTALGARFDGYEMHMGRTTGLATTRPVGRFDDGREDGATSADGLIAGSYVHGLLADAGQRRAWLARIGVAGTGPDHRASIDAALDAIAETLERHVDIDALLALSETADD
- the cobT gene encoding nicotinate-nucleotide--dimethylbenzimidazole phosphoribosyltransferase — encoded protein: MTIFATVAAFETALASLPSADAHARAAAVARQNQLTKPQGSLGRLEEIAGFLAGWQGRAVPRVDRARAAVFAGNHGVVARGVSAFPASVTAQMVGNFEAGGAAINAVARAAGLELVVIPIDLDRATADFTEGPAMSEADCLAALKAGAAVVDSGLDLLVLGEMGIGNSTAAAALCARSFGGDGRDWVGRGTGVDDDGLMRKVAAVDAALATHDGAPVTAFETLRRVGGREIVAIAGAVLAARMAGVVVVLDGFICCSAVAPLAASAPDIVAHCIAGHRSVEPGHKRLLDRIALEPLLALDMRLGEGSGAALAVGVIRAAVAVHAEMATFAEAGVSAA
- the cobS gene encoding adenosylcobinamide-GDP ribazoletransferase: MKRLVVAFGFLTRLPIPRVAADMTDFAAAIRWYPMVGLTIGGLVALAGWAGTLADPWVGALAALAAWVAVTGALHLDGLSDLADGCGAAHGDRTRLLAVMADPHVGSFGVVAIVVQLLAKLVLLHGVANWWPVILVPFAARIGPLVWARWVPPLREGLGSAVAGAVRLRDVVGWALVLAVAAAVVPPLAVALVLVAGWWWWLKARIGGVSGDCHGAGIELVETGLLLALVVGGF
- a CDS encoding DUF1636 domain-containing protein; translation: MTLLPVTDGPAVVACNTCRFSAEARDDAQGVRGGARMVEALRAVQASDDAYARVAVQEMPCLFACQDFCTVHLRGAGKVGYVLGRFSPGEDAARAILEYARLYAESEMGQVPFKQWPAGVKGHFITRTPPQGFVVE
- a CDS encoding histidine phosphatase family protein; translation: MRHGAPVLTGRLLGRTDSPATEAGIAACVAQAEGLEVSAVVSSDLVRASACAAALGGAATIDPRWRELDFGEWDGLAAAEIDAAPLGRFWDDPDANPPPGGERWSSLTARVAAAVAAVTVPTLVVTHGGAMRAALAGLCGFGQRELWAFDLPYASVLALKVWPGPTPTAQIAGLW
- a CDS encoding TonB-dependent receptor plug domain-containing protein; this encodes MKTFILASLFLSTSAFAQEAPKPDAAADSGADAIVVTATRAPTSIDRVAASVTVLDKAAIDRNQDLTVADLLLRTPGVSLSRNGGYGTNTSLRIRGAETDQTVVVIDGVKLNDPSSAGGGYNFANLLVGDASRIEVLRGPQSILWGSQAIGGVVNIVTPLPTRDLEGSFDVESGSRQTVSARAGIGGRTGPLAWRIGGQSFTTDGISVIAPAFGGREKDGYTNRSVTGRAVLDIAQGISADVRGYYSSGRADLDSTIADTADYTLNREFVGYAGLNIDLFDARLRNRVAYGYTDTDRDNYGPARARQKSFDAAGRNQRLEYQGSFAIARGWDATFGVENERSRFRSVSPSASLAVPIPAPARGKAEITGVYGQVSGEIVQGLTLTGGVRNDDHSRYGSKTLVSGGGVWVLPTGTVLRGNYSEGFKAPTLYQLYSEYGNQALAPEQAHGWEAGAEQRFLGGKVALGGTYFERRTTDQIIFSSCPARPTVAANPLCFQPGTTTARSGFYQNIARAFARGIEAVGRAEIGRVSLESNYSWTVSEDRSTGATFGNWLPRRPRHAANASATYTLPGGASLGAAVRWSGMTYDNAANTTRLDDYTLVDLRAELPLSPEVRLFARTENLFDEHYQTAYRYGTLGRSIYAGLRGRF